GAAACCGAGTACGGCTTCAAAGCGCTTCCCTTGGGCGGCTACGTCTCCATGATCGGCATGTACCCGCCGAACAAGGAAGACGGCGCCGTCCGCCCCTCCAGCACAGGCATGTTCCAGACCCTGGCCACTGAAGCGCGCTCCATGGCACACGAGGAAGTGGGGCCAGGAGACGAGAACCGCGTCTTCTATAAGCTTCCCGTCTGGAAAAAGATCATCGTCATGCTTGGCGGTCCCGCCATGAACATGCTGATCGGGTTGATACTGCTGGCTGTCCTGCTCATGGGCTTCGGCATGGCCACAGCAACCACCACCATCGCTGACGTTTCCAAATGCCAGGTCGCGGCAGGGGAGACAGTGGACCCCGACTCGGCCGACTGCAAACTGACTCCGGCCGCGGCCGCGGGGCTCCAACCGAACGACACCATTACGTCCTTCGACGGAAAAGCCGTCACCAGCTGGGACGAGCTCACCAGCTGGATCCGTGCGTCCGCCGGAAGAGACGTGCCCATCACGGTGGAACGCAACGGATCGACTGTAGAAACCACTGTGACTCCCGTACTCTCGTCGCGGCCAGTAGTCGGCGCCGACGGCAGGCCCGAACAGGATGCCGACGGAGTGCTGAAATACCAGGAAGTCGGATTCCTTGGGATCGGGGCCCAAAGCGAACTGGTGCCCCAGCCGGCGTCGGCAGTTTTGCCCATGGCCGGAGAGAACATCAAGCAGATTTCCGGTGTGATCTTCAACCTGCCGGCCAGGGTGGTCGGGGTGGCGAAAGCCGCCTTCAGCGAAGAACCCCGCGATCCCAACGGACCCATCAGCGTGGTGGGTGTTGGCCGGGTTGCCGGCGAAGTCGCGGCCATGGAACAGGTGCCCATGCAAGCCCGCATCGGTACCCTGATCGGGTTGCTCGCCGGACTCAACTTCGCCCTGGCCATCTTCAATCTCATCCCACTTCTGCCCCTTGACGGCGGCCATGTAGCCGGGGCGCTCTACGAAGGGGCACGACGCCGGGTGGCCAAGCTCCTGGGTAAACCGGACCCGGGCGCCTTCGACATCGCCAAGCTGCTGCCGGCCACGTACGTGGTCGCGGCGCTGCTCATGGCCATGGGCGCACTCCTGATCTATGCGGACATCGTGAAACCCGTCAACATTTTCGGCTGAGCTGCGAGCATTCTTGGCTGGGCTGTGAACATTTTTGCCTGAGCAGGCGGGATAGGCTAGCTCCATGACTGTTTTCGCTGTTGAGTATGTATACGTCGCCGATTCCGGTGCCCTCCGCGATGAAGCCCGCCCCGCACACCGTGCCTGGCTCGGCGATCTGGCCGATGAAGGCAAACTGCTTGCCAGTGGCCCCTACGGTGACGGCGCCGGCGCCCTGCTGATCTTCAAGTCCGCTGACGAAGCCGAACTCAATGACCTCCTCAAGCAGGATCCGTTTGCAGAAGCCGGAGTAATCGCCGGCATCCGCACCACGGAATGGGCGCCCATTATCGGTGTCCTGGCTGCCCACGCGTCCTAGCCCGGACGTTCCCCACCACAACGATCCACCCCAACCCAAGGAGTCCACGTGACCTCGGTCAGCCTGGGAATGCCAGCAGCCCCACCCCCCGTCCTTGCCCCGCGCCGTAAGACGCGGCAGATCAAGGTAGGGTCCGTTGGCGTCGGTTCTGACTCGCCCATCAGCGTGCAGTCCATGACCACCACCCCCACCACGGATATCAACGCCACGCTTCAGCAGATCGCTGAACTGACGGCGTCCGGCTGCGACATCGTGCGTGTTGCCTGCCCTTCCGCCGACGATGCCGAGGCATTGCCGATCATTGCCCGTAAGTCCCAGATTCCCGTCATCGCAGACATCCACTTTCAGCCAAAGTACGTCTTTGCGGCAATCGAGGCCGGCTGCGCTGCCGTCCGCGTAAACCCGGGCAACATCCGTAAGTTCGATGACCAGGTCAAAGAAATCGCGGCAGCGGCCCGCGACCATGGAACGTCCATCCGGATCGGCGTCAACGCAGGTTCCCTTGAACCGGGCATCATGAAGAAATACGGCAAGGCCACCCCGGAGGCACTGGTTGAGTCC
This genomic interval from Paenarthrobacter aurescens TC1 contains the following:
- a CDS encoding putative YCII-related domain protein (identified by match to protein family HMM PF03795), translated to MTVFAVEYVYVADSGALRDEARPAHRAWLGDLADEGKLLASGPYGDGAGALLIFKSADEAELNDLLKQDPFAEAGVIAGIRTTEWAPIIGVLAAHAS
- a CDS encoding zinc metalloprotease (identified by match to protein family HMM PF02163); amino-acid sequence: MSPVLLFILGVVFVAIGVAVSIALHEVGHLVPAKLFKVRVTKYMIGFGPTLWSKKKGETEYGFKALPLGGYVSMIGMYPPNKEDGAVRPSSTGMFQTLATEARSMAHEEVGPGDENRVFYKLPVWKKIIVMLGGPAMNMLIGLILLAVLLMGFGMATATTTIADVSKCQVAAGETVDPDSADCKLTPAAAAGLQPNDTITSFDGKAVTSWDELTSWIRASAGRDVPITVERNGSTVETTVTPVLSSRPVVGADGRPEQDADGVLKYQEVGFLGIGAQSELVPQPASAVLPMAGENIKQISGVIFNLPARVVGVAKAAFSEEPRDPNGPISVVGVGRVAGEVAAMEQVPMQARIGTLIGLLAGLNFALAIFNLIPLLPLDGGHVAGALYEGARRRVAKLLGKPDPGAFDIAKLLPATYVVAALLMAMGALLIYADIVKPVNIFG